A stretch of the Papaver somniferum cultivar HN1 chromosome 6, ASM357369v1, whole genome shotgun sequence genome encodes the following:
- the LOC113287164 gene encoding uncharacterized protein LOC113287164: MRDLCGVLLHGYVEMLTGLASLIDEMQKCLLTVLNLKYPIRGKWFSLNGLRFAGQTSKSPQRVRYNAGKKTKMVDTTLERREKWLGVVGRLRNIKSLIIEQKVIGNVSMTLLMKWKNAFYYSF; the protein is encoded by the exons ATGAGAGATCTTTGCGGAGTTTTGTTACATGGATATGTAGAGATGTTGACGGGGTTGGCGAGTTTGATTGACGAGATGCAGAAATGTCTTCTCACTGTTCTTAACCTTAAGTATCCGATTAGAGGCAAGTGGTTTTCACTCAATGGATTAAG ATTTGCCGGACAAACATCTAAGAGCCCGCAACGTGTTCGATACAACGCTGGAAAGAAGACAAAAATGGTCGATACAACGctggaaagaagagaaaaatggtTAGGCGTTGTTGGGCGCCTTCGAAATATTAAGAGCCTAATTATTGAACAAAAG GTCATCGGAAATGTTAGCATGACGTTGTTGATGAAATGGAAAAATGCCTTCTACTATTCATTTTAA